A single genomic interval of Calditrichota bacterium harbors:
- a CDS encoding phosphoglycerate dehydrogenase: MFKILVSDSLPTEILEKYNGTEGIEVVNKIGISMDDLKNEIADYDGLVIRSRTKVKADILAAATNLKVIGRAGAGVDNVDTEEATKRGIIVMNTPGGNTMAATEHTIAMMLAGLRNIAPANASMLDGKWDRKTYIGNEIYQKTIGVVGLGKIGQEVAKRLAAFDAKLIGYDPVITSETAARLGVKLVDLNELMEQSDIITIHAPKMPETINMINAQNLKLCKDGVIFVNCARGGIINEKDLMGALDDGKVELACVDVFSSEPPEDFDLAQHPKVLATPHLGASTEEAQTKVADQILDQMIEFFQKNVARNAVNFVSVDEDVQEYIAPFFKLAEKLGSVFNQIKTSRLKEISVRYYGNVLEVPVEPITSYLLVGALKPSNDEKDVANVNPVNALTVAREGGVSIEIAKKDTPLTVHTNAIACDFITEEGTIHLAGSFVGLNIFHLIEYDDFKLSAELADQLLIVENDNVPGIIGKVGTILGEENVNISHMSSGRDGDKNTALNVFNTKETVNKELLIKLQNITGVNKVYLSKID; this comes from the coding sequence ATGTTTAAAATCTTAGTTTCCGATTCGCTCCCAACTGAAATTTTAGAAAAGTATAACGGCACCGAAGGCATAGAAGTGGTTAATAAAATTGGCATTTCTATGGATGATTTAAAAAATGAAATTGCCGACTATGACGGCCTTGTTATTCGCAGTAGAACCAAAGTTAAAGCGGATATCCTGGCTGCTGCAACAAACCTGAAAGTTATTGGCCGGGCAGGCGCCGGTGTTGACAATGTTGATACAGAGGAAGCGACTAAGCGCGGTATAATTGTTATGAACACACCTGGTGGAAACACTATGGCCGCAACAGAGCACACCATAGCAATGATGTTGGCAGGCCTAAGAAATATTGCACCAGCAAATGCAAGCATGCTTGATGGAAAATGGGATCGTAAAACCTACATCGGCAACGAAATATATCAAAAAACAATTGGTGTGGTTGGTCTCGGTAAAATTGGCCAGGAAGTGGCAAAACGTCTGGCTGCATTCGATGCAAAATTAATTGGCTATGACCCTGTCATCACCAGCGAAACAGCTGCCAGATTAGGTGTAAAACTTGTTGACTTAAACGAGTTAATGGAACAATCGGATATAATTACAATCCATGCACCAAAAATGCCCGAAACAATAAACATGATTAATGCTCAAAATCTTAAGCTTTGTAAAGACGGCGTAATTTTTGTGAACTGCGCACGTGGTGGCATTATAAATGAAAAAGATTTAATGGGTGCTTTGGATGATGGAAAAGTTGAACTGGCATGTGTAGATGTTTTTAGCAGTGAACCACCTGAAGATTTTGACCTTGCACAACATCCAAAAGTTTTAGCAACTCCACACCTTGGTGCTTCAACCGAAGAAGCCCAAACAAAAGTTGCTGATCAGATTCTGGATCAGATGATTGAGTTTTTCCAAAAAAATGTTGCGCGTAATGCTGTAAATTTTGTTTCGGTTGATGAAGACGTACAGGAGTATATCGCACCTTTCTTTAAACTTGCCGAAAAGCTTGGTTCCGTTTTTAACCAAATTAAAACAAGCCGCTTAAAAGAAATCTCAGTTCGTTATTACGGAAATGTATTGGAAGTACCGGTTGAGCCCATTACATCTTATTTGCTCGTTGGTGCATTAAAGCCTTCAAATGATGAAAAAGATGTTGCTAATGTAAATCCGGTTAATGCGCTTACAGTTGCGCGTGAAGGAGGTGTAAGTATTGAGATTGCCAAAAAAGACACGCCGCTTACAGTCCATACAAATGCAATTGCATGCGATTTTATTACAGAAGAAGGCACTATTCATTTAGCTGGAAGTTTTGTTGGACTTAATATTTTTCATCTTATTGAATATGATGATTTTAAACTTTCCGCAGAACTTGCTGACCAATTATTAATTGTTGAGAATGACAATGTTCCCGGAATAATTGGAAAAGTTGGTACAATCCTTGGTGAAGAAAATGTAAATATCAGCCATATGAGTTCAGGGCGGGATGGAGACAAAAATACTGCGCTCAATGTTTTTAATACAAAGGAGACTGTTAATAAAGAATTATTAATCAAACTTCAAAACATAACAGGTGTTAACAAAGTATATCTCTCAAAAATTGATTAA
- a CDS encoding response regulator, whose product MANEDPKKILLVDDEETFLLATADLLKLNGFEIEKAHNAEDALELIISSHFDLIISDIKMPGNIDLNFIRETRKIRKNVSIILITGYPELRTAIEGIELSVGAYLVKPLEFKDLLFHIKKVLDKEKLIQQIKN is encoded by the coding sequence ATGGCAAATGAGGATCCCAAAAAAATATTGTTGGTGGATGATGAAGAAACATTTCTGTTGGCAACGGCGGATTTGCTTAAATTAAATGGATTTGAAATTGAAAAGGCTCACAATGCCGAAGATGCACTAGAGTTAATTATTTCTTCACATTTTGATTTAATAATTTCCGATATAAAAATGCCCGGTAATATTGATTTAAATTTTATAAGGGAAACACGGAAAATTAGAAAAAATGTATCAATTATTTTAATAACCGGCTATCCGGAATTACGAACGGCAATCGAGGGTATTGAACTTTCTGTAGGTGCTTACCTTGTAAAACCTTTGGAGTTCAAGGATTTACTTTTTCATATTAAAAAGGTTCTGGATAAGGAAAAGCTAATTCAACAAATCAAGAATTGA
- a CDS encoding LD-carboxypeptidase, whose product MLKKIAPGSTISVIAPAYPPNPEKTELGITYLESKGYEVVRNESLKGNHGYFSAPDEQRIKELNESFANPNVDAIICARGGWGNLRLLDKIDYKTIKQNPKLLVGYSDITTLQLAIWQKCEIPSISGPMVAVEMASGILDFTEKYFWEQIDNPEKNYSINLAEIGTENWNDGQSHGTLLGGCLSMVAHQLGTPYSPNYDGSILFIEDVGEVPYKIDRYLAQMKQAGILDSISGLIIGEFLDCESDDEDSFSVEEILHDYFDNLKCPVIYNFPYGHGMKKISMPIGSKTSLDTKKGKLEFENIFNS is encoded by the coding sequence ATGTTAAAAAAAATAGCCCCCGGCTCAACAATCTCAGTAATTGCACCGGCGTATCCACCTAATCCTGAAAAAACTGAACTTGGAATTACATATCTGGAGAGCAAAGGATATGAAGTTGTCAGAAATGAATCACTAAAAGGTAATCATGGTTATTTTTCTGCCCCGGATGAGCAACGGATAAAAGAACTAAACGAATCCTTTGCCAACCCAAATGTTGATGCGATTATCTGCGCCCGTGGTGGTTGGGGAAATCTACGCCTGCTTGATAAAATCGATTACAAAACCATTAAACAAAATCCAAAATTATTAGTTGGCTATTCTGATATTACAACACTGCAATTGGCAATTTGGCAAAAATGCGAAATACCATCTATTTCCGGCCCGATGGTTGCTGTAGAAATGGCCTCCGGAATTTTAGACTTTACTGAAAAATATTTTTGGGAGCAGATAGATAATCCTGAAAAAAATTATTCAATCAATCTTGCTGAAATAGGAACTGAAAACTGGAATGACGGACAATCCCATGGAACACTTCTTGGCGGATGTTTGTCAATGGTTGCTCATCAGCTTGGTACACCATATTCTCCAAATTATGATGGTTCGATTTTGTTTATTGAAGATGTAGGCGAAGTGCCTTATAAAATTGACCGCTATCTGGCTCAGATGAAACAAGCAGGGATTTTGGACTCAATAAGTGGGTTAATTATTGGAGAATTTCTGGATTGTGAATCAGATGATGAAGATTCATTTTCCGTGGAGGAAATACTACACGATTATTTTGATAACCTCAAATGTCCTGTTATCTACAATTTTCCATATGGCCATGGTATGAAAAAAATATCGATGCCAATTGGATCAAAGACAAGTCTTGACACAAAGAAAGGTAAGCTTGAGTTTGAAAACATTTTCAATTCTTGA
- a CDS encoding phosphoribosylglycinamide formyltransferase: MKNVAVFASGRGSNFEQLCIAQNNGKLPAKIGLLIASKNGIGAIETAKKYRIAHAVFDTKEFDDLEKYNHELLARLDNNNINFIALAGWLRLIHSSVIEKFQNRIINIHPALLPFFGGKGMYGAHVHRAVFKSGMLVSGATVHLVDPEFDHGHIILQESVQLSCEDTPESIAEKVLKIEHRIFPKALSLLVEGNVILKNNRVFIKG; this comes from the coding sequence ATGAAAAACGTCGCCGTTTTCGCTTCTGGCAGAGGCTCAAATTTTGAACAATTGTGCATCGCACAAAACAACGGAAAGCTACCTGCAAAAATTGGCCTGCTAATTGCCAGCAAAAATGGTATTGGTGCTATTGAAACAGCAAAGAAATACAGAATAGCTCATGCAGTTTTTGATACAAAAGAATTTGATGATTTAGAAAAATACAATCATGAACTTCTGGCACGCCTTGATAACAATAATATAAATTTTATTGCATTAGCCGGGTGGCTTAGATTGATTCATTCTTCAGTTATCGAAAAATTCCAAAATAGAATTATAAATATTCACCCTGCACTTCTTCCTTTTTTTGGAGGTAAAGGCATGTATGGAGCTCATGTTCACCGTGCTGTATTTAAAAGCGGCATGCTTGTAAGTGGTGCAACTGTTCATCTGGTTGATCCGGAATTTGACCATGGCCATATAATATTGCAGGAAAGTGTGCAACTCTCGTGTGAAGATACTCCGGAATCTATAGCGGAAAAGGTGTTAAAAATAGAACATAGAATTTTCCCAAAAGCTTTAAGCCTTCTTGTTGAAGGAAATGTGATTCTTAAAAATAACAGGGTTTTTATAAAAGGATAA